Proteins co-encoded in one Actinomadura luteofluorescens genomic window:
- a CDS encoding amidohydrolase family protein, with protein MIIDVHAHWGPWFFTMDVTALSLRTMDRYGIDVAIVSATEAVVYDAPRGNRALAEVLGATDRLYGYVTVNPRRLAEAERDLDAYLPTGRFVGAKIHTDYTGSPVTSPQMRDALALLGSLGCPALVHTWGTSVLDLAALCEETPGLKVIAGHMGADGYRHAIEAANGCDRVYLEPCWSQAPAGRFAEVAAAVDPRQLLFGTDSTLIDPASAFGAVAAAGLSEEVAEQVAWRNAADLFGLPSPLSRSTGTDSRAM; from the coding sequence GTGATCATCGACGTGCACGCCCACTGGGGCCCCTGGTTCTTCACCATGGACGTGACGGCCCTGAGCCTGCGGACCATGGACCGCTACGGCATCGACGTCGCGATCGTGTCGGCGACCGAGGCCGTCGTCTACGACGCGCCGCGCGGCAACCGCGCGCTGGCGGAGGTGCTCGGGGCGACCGACCGGCTCTACGGGTATGTGACGGTCAACCCGCGGCGACTCGCCGAGGCCGAGAGGGACCTCGACGCCTACCTGCCCACCGGGCGGTTCGTCGGCGCGAAGATCCACACCGACTACACCGGGTCGCCGGTGACCTCGCCGCAGATGCGCGACGCCCTCGCCCTGCTCGGCTCGCTCGGCTGCCCGGCGCTGGTGCACACGTGGGGGACGTCGGTGCTCGACCTCGCCGCGCTCTGCGAGGAGACCCCGGGCCTGAAGGTGATCGCGGGCCATATGGGCGCGGACGGGTACCGGCACGCGATCGAGGCGGCGAACGGCTGCGACCGGGTCTATCTCGAACCGTGCTGGTCGCAGGCCCCGGCGGGGCGGTTCGCGGAGGTGGCCGCGGCCGTCGATCCCCGGCAGCTGCTCTTCGGCACCGACTCGACGCTCATCGATCCGGCCTCGGCGTTCGGCGCGGTCGCGGCCGCCGGCCTTTCCGAGGAGGTGGCCGAACAGGTCGCGTGGCGCAACGCCGCCGATCTGTTCGGCCTGCCTTCACCCCTCTCGCGGAGCACGGGAACCGACTCGCGAGCCATGTAG
- a CDS encoding PQQ-binding-like beta-propeller repeat protein, with amino-acid sequence MHSSRSRRQARAVIVSALLAATALSPVTPALAATASPASCSAPGYTTFGPASLTGAIVGATVLDGKAYVVTRGLKPPLLAEIDLATRKVVREVRLPDAPAAGEAEGAWATTVSGGKIYIGTYPVPDLYSFDPATGEVKHLGSFGRNGGFIWSLTTAPDGTIYAGTYPDGRVREYVPATGAVRDFGVLAAGERYVRAVAADADNVYAGLLDKGKLVAIRRSDGAVRELAQGATGIGAVAEHGDRVLAASGTTLLDVRKDGTDLRSIELGGNSLDTIAFGADGTAYLASRPNGTIYRYRTGDTAPTELGTPRLGEETRRLVPDGDRLTGFSGSGGMWSMDLTTKAVTYTDLIDAGLTTGSERPQSILLDPGRRELYVGGHYSVTVRDLRTGGKRRLWVPGEPKAMVRRGGKVYAAIYPSGQIIELDPRTGGIRSLGYLGQGQQRPWDLEYDPRTDKLLVATAPLGANLKGALSVVDPDTGDKQVYVDVIPDQSLMSLSLDSAAGIVYLGGDVLGGGGTPPVRTSASVAAFDLGTRKVLWQTDPVPGYRTFQDVKVHDGVLYGVYKRTASWFAMDLATRTITHQGPLPGYGEIEVHRGRVFASTYFGGGNVHVLGTEAKLVATGLGDEWYTDPQLAFEPGSWNAWALIGRDLARIRLDPRCPALTVPAKVTQ; translated from the coding sequence ATGCACTCCAGCCGTTCCCGCCGCCAGGCCCGGGCCGTGATCGTCTCTGCCCTCCTGGCCGCAACCGCCCTCTCACCGGTCACCCCGGCCCTCGCGGCGACCGCCTCACCGGCGTCCTGCTCGGCGCCGGGCTACACGACGTTCGGCCCCGCGTCCCTGACCGGCGCGATCGTCGGGGCCACGGTGCTCGACGGCAAGGCCTACGTCGTCACCCGGGGCCTGAAGCCGCCGCTGCTCGCCGAGATCGACCTCGCCACCAGGAAGGTGGTCCGCGAGGTCAGGCTGCCCGACGCGCCCGCCGCGGGGGAGGCCGAGGGAGCCTGGGCCACCACCGTGTCCGGCGGCAAGATCTACATCGGCACCTACCCGGTGCCCGACCTCTACAGCTTCGACCCGGCGACGGGCGAGGTGAAGCACCTGGGCTCGTTCGGCCGCAACGGCGGTTTCATCTGGAGCCTGACCACCGCCCCCGACGGCACGATCTACGCGGGCACCTACCCCGACGGCAGGGTCCGGGAGTACGTGCCCGCGACCGGCGCCGTGCGCGACTTCGGCGTGCTCGCCGCGGGCGAACGCTACGTCCGCGCGGTCGCGGCGGACGCCGACAACGTCTACGCGGGGCTGCTCGACAAGGGCAAGCTGGTCGCGATCCGGCGGTCGGACGGCGCCGTGCGCGAGCTGGCACAGGGCGCCACCGGGATCGGTGCGGTGGCCGAGCACGGCGACCGCGTGCTCGCCGCGAGCGGCACGACGCTCCTCGACGTCCGCAAGGACGGCACCGACCTGCGCTCGATCGAACTCGGCGGCAACTCCCTCGACACCATCGCCTTCGGCGCCGACGGCACGGCCTACCTGGCGTCCCGGCCCAACGGCACCATCTACCGGTACCGCACCGGCGACACCGCGCCCACCGAGCTCGGCACGCCGCGGCTCGGAGAGGAGACGCGCAGGCTGGTACCGGACGGCGACCGGCTCACCGGTTTCTCCGGCAGCGGCGGCATGTGGTCGATGGACCTCACCACGAAGGCCGTCACCTACACCGACCTCATCGATGCCGGCCTGACGACCGGCTCGGAACGGCCCCAGTCGATCCTGCTCGACCCCGGCCGCCGTGAGCTCTACGTCGGCGGGCACTACTCGGTGACCGTCCGGGACCTGCGCACGGGCGGGAAGCGGCGGCTGTGGGTGCCGGGCGAGCCGAAGGCGATGGTCCGGCGCGGCGGCAAGGTGTACGCCGCGATCTACCCGAGCGGTCAGATCATCGAGCTCGACCCCCGCACCGGCGGGATCCGGAGCCTCGGCTACCTCGGCCAGGGGCAGCAGCGCCCGTGGGACCTGGAGTACGACCCCCGCACCGACAAGCTGCTCGTCGCGACGGCGCCGCTCGGCGCCAACCTCAAGGGCGCGCTGTCGGTGGTCGACCCCGACACCGGCGACAAGCAGGTGTACGTGGACGTCATCCCCGACCAGAGCCTGATGAGCCTCTCGCTCGACTCCGCCGCGGGCATCGTCTACCTGGGCGGCGACGTGCTCGGCGGGGGAGGCACGCCGCCGGTCAGGACGTCCGCGTCGGTCGCCGCGTTCGATCTCGGCACCCGCAAGGTCCTCTGGCAGACCGACCCCGTGCCGGGCTACCGGACGTTCCAGGACGTCAAGGTGCACGACGGCGTGCTGTACGGGGTCTACAAGCGCACCGCGAGCTGGTTCGCGATGGACCTCGCCACCCGGACGATCACACACCAGGGCCCGCTGCCCGGGTACGGCGAGATCGAGGTGCATCGCGGACGGGTGTTCGCCTCCACCTACTTCGGCGGGGGGAACGTCCATGTGCTGGGCACCGAGGCCAAGCTCGTCGCGACCGGCCTCGGCGACGAGTGGTACACCGACCCGCAGCTGGCCTTCGAGCCGGGCTCCTGGAACGCCTGGGCCCTGATCGGCCGCGACCTGGCCCGGATCAGGCTCGACCCCCGGTGCCCCGCACTGACCGTTCCCGCCAAG
- a CDS encoding ABC transporter substrate-binding protein, with translation MKIRGSRLAASITLLTLTTGFTAACGDSGGSDKSLTLWMYPVITDVQANNAYWKKIETDFEAANSGTDLKIELQPWDGRDTKVATALSGGKGPDVVLLGPDQVPQYVANGTLRPVDGAVSSAKGAFLPNALSALSVDGKLYAVPIYHTVTSMIFNKKLLAKAGIDTPPQTWDEIRAAAPKLKAKGYATLDYSASPEASLNMNFYPLLWQAGGSVFSPDGKKAAFNSPEGLEALTFLTDLYKEGAVPKSALTNKNVVADQALGKQQVAAGLMNVPADAEIAAKTWGQENVVVGMPLMGRKRVGFGIPGGLAVNARSKHTGAAEKFLKFMIDPKQITSLGTASGFVSPRTDVKVPAPNPRAAKFAEALQYTYPGDANPSARQVMALLRTEIQAALTGKKTPEQALEDAAKQADDLLARQR, from the coding sequence ATGAAGATCCGTGGCAGCCGCCTCGCGGCGTCGATCACCCTACTCACGCTGACCACCGGGTTCACCGCCGCCTGCGGCGACTCCGGCGGCTCCGACAAGTCGCTGACCCTCTGGATGTATCCGGTCATCACCGACGTCCAGGCGAACAACGCGTACTGGAAGAAGATCGAGACGGACTTCGAGGCCGCCAACTCCGGCACCGACCTCAAGATCGAACTCCAGCCGTGGGACGGGCGCGACACCAAGGTCGCGACCGCGCTGTCCGGAGGCAAGGGCCCCGACGTCGTGCTGCTCGGCCCCGACCAGGTCCCCCAGTACGTCGCCAACGGCACGCTCAGGCCGGTCGACGGCGCGGTGTCCTCGGCCAAGGGCGCCTTCCTCCCCAACGCGCTCAGCGCGCTCAGCGTGGACGGCAAGCTCTACGCCGTCCCCATCTACCACACCGTGACCAGCATGATCTTCAACAAGAAGCTGCTGGCGAAGGCGGGCATCGACACGCCGCCGCAGACCTGGGACGAGATCAGGGCGGCCGCGCCCAAGCTCAAGGCCAAGGGCTACGCCACGCTCGACTACTCGGCGTCCCCCGAGGCCTCGCTCAACATGAACTTCTACCCGCTGCTGTGGCAGGCGGGCGGCAGCGTCTTCTCCCCGGACGGCAAGAAGGCGGCCTTCAACAGCCCCGAGGGGCTGGAGGCGCTCACGTTCCTCACCGACCTCTACAAGGAGGGCGCGGTGCCGAAGAGCGCGCTCACCAACAAGAACGTGGTCGCCGACCAGGCGCTCGGCAAGCAGCAGGTCGCCGCCGGGCTGATGAACGTCCCGGCCGACGCCGAGATCGCGGCGAAGACCTGGGGCCAGGAGAACGTCGTCGTCGGCATGCCGCTGATGGGCCGCAAGCGCGTCGGCTTCGGCATTCCCGGCGGGCTGGCCGTCAACGCCAGGTCCAAGCACACCGGGGCGGCCGAGAAGTTCCTCAAGTTCATGATCGACCCGAAGCAGATCACCAGCCTCGGCACCGCGTCGGGCTTCGTGTCCCCGCGCACCGACGTGAAGGTTCCGGCGCCCAACCCGCGCGCCGCCAAGTTCGCCGAGGCCCTGCAGTACACCTACCCGGGGGACGCCAACCCGTCGGCCCGGCAGGTCATGGCGCTGCTGCGCACCGAGATCCAGGCCGCGCTCACCGGCAAGAAGACGCCGGAGCAGGCCCTGGAGGACGCCGCGAAGCAGGCGGACGACCTGCTGGCGCGGCAGCGGTAG
- a CDS encoding amidohydrolase family protein, which translates to MTAFSTEGLLGELEVTLDLDVLVGAHPDRDGPSGTPEAVLGTLAAHRVAGAAVASLRAALFDMVSGNDEVLALAAERPEVVPVGTVDLRDPIGAAAEVDRLAAASVRAVRLFPDEQNVEAGFPSVRHVAKRAAGHGLVVLTGGDVRRFWRPFGGLGATVVFLDTHFYHLGDFLVAAADEPGFHTSTRLLNSPDALETVAARLGTDRLVFGSRTPHAETTVPLLRLATSGLAPADVAAVAGGTARRLLGLDPGAAS; encoded by the coding sequence ATGACGGCATTCTCGACGGAAGGTCTGCTCGGGGAGCTCGAGGTCACCCTCGATCTCGACGTCCTCGTCGGCGCCCATCCGGATCGGGACGGCCCGTCCGGGACCCCCGAGGCGGTCCTCGGCACCCTCGCCGCGCACCGCGTCGCGGGCGCGGCGGTGGCGAGCCTGCGCGCCGCGCTGTTCGACATGGTCTCGGGCAATGACGAGGTCCTCGCCCTGGCCGCCGAGCGTCCCGAGGTGGTCCCGGTCGGCACCGTCGACCTGCGCGACCCGATCGGCGCCGCGGCGGAGGTCGACCGGCTGGCCGCCGCGTCGGTGCGTGCGGTACGGCTGTTCCCCGACGAGCAGAACGTGGAGGCCGGCTTCCCGTCCGTCCGGCACGTCGCCAAGCGCGCCGCCGGGCACGGCCTGGTCGTGCTCACGGGCGGCGACGTGCGGCGGTTCTGGCGCCCGTTCGGCGGCCTCGGAGCCACCGTCGTCTTCCTCGACACGCACTTCTACCACCTGGGCGACTTCCTGGTCGCGGCGGCCGACGAGCCGGGGTTCCACACCTCCACCCGCCTCCTCAACTCCCCCGACGCGCTGGAGACCGTGGCCGCCCGCCTGGGCACGGACCGGCTGGTGTTCGGCTCGCGCACGCCGCACGCCGAGACGACCGTGCCGCTGCTGCGCCTGGCCACGAGCGGGCTCGCCCCCGCCGACGTCGCCGCCGTCGCGGGCGGCACCGCCCGCCGCCTCCTCGGACTCGACCCCGGAGCCGCCTCGTGA